One Arvicanthis niloticus isolate mArvNil1 chromosome 3, mArvNil1.pat.X, whole genome shotgun sequence DNA segment encodes these proteins:
- the Sftpc gene encoding surfactant protein C, which translates to MRGERQRERPYKMDVGSKEVLMESPPDYSAGPRSQFRIPCCPVHLKRLLIVVVVVVLVVVVIVGALLMGLHMSQKHTEMVLEMSMGAPETQKRLASSERMDTIATFSIGSTGIVVYDYQRLLTAYKPAPGTYCYIMKMAPESIPSLEAFARKSQNFQAKPSTPTSKLGQEEGHDAGSDSDSSGRQLAFLGLAVSTLCGELPLYYI; encoded by the exons atgagaggagagagacagagagagagaccttacAAAATGGACGTGGGTAGCAAAGAGGTCCTGATGGAGAGCCCACCG GATTACTCAGCAGGCCCCAGGAGCCAGTTCCGCATCCCCTGCTGCCCAGTGCATCTCAAACGCCTTCTCAtcgtggttgtggtggtggtccTTGTTGTCGTGGTGATTGTAGGGGCCCTGCTCATGGGCCTTCACATGAGTCAGAAACATACTGAGATG GTCCTTGAGATGAGCATGGGAGCACCGGAAACTCAGAAACGCCTAGCCTCGAGTGAGCGCATGGACACCATTGCTACCTTCTCCATTGGCTCCACCGGCATTGTTGTGTATGACTACCAGCGG CTCCTGACTgcctataagccagctccaggAACCTACTGCTACATCATGAAGATGGCTCCAGAGAGCATCCCTAGTCTTGAGGCTTTCGCTAGAAAATCCCAGAACTTCCAG GCCAAGCCCTCCACACCCACCTCTAAGCTGGGCCAGGAGGAAGGGCACGATGCTGGTTCCGATTCCGATTCTTCCGGGAGACAGCTGGCTTTCCTAGGCCTCGCTGTGAGCACCTTGTGTGGAGAGCTACCATTGTACTATATCTAG